A genomic segment from Gracilinanus agilis isolate LMUSP501 chromosome 1, AgileGrace, whole genome shotgun sequence encodes:
- the LOC123232190 gene encoding olfactory receptor 1361-like produces MRLRNQSEVSEFILLGLSDQPEQQSLLFFLFLLIYLITGVGNLLIIVVIRTNSCFHTPMYFFLSNLSLVDICFTTTTIPKMLVNHISGNKAISYAGCLTQVFFFIWFAGIDSVLLTVMAYDRYVAICAPLHYSMIMTPKVCTLLVIVSWFWAYINALIHTVLVTRLSFCGQNEIPHFFCDLSPLLKLACSDTFIDDLMVNTVGALTIIIPFIGILISYTRIFVTVLRIPSTVGKWKALSTCGSHLTVVCLFYGTVIGVYFSPISNHTAQQDTVAAVMYTVVTPMLNPFIYSLRNKDMKGALKMLLTRKPVLSL; encoded by the exons ATGAGACTCA GAAATCAGTCCGAAGTCTCTGAGTTCATCCTCCTTGGTCTTTCAGATCAGCCAGAACAACAGAGTCTCCTGTtcttcctgtttctgcttatatACCTGATCACAGGTGTAGGGAATCTTCTCATCATAGTAGTCATTAGAACCAACTCATGCTTCCATACACCCATGTACTTCTTCCTTAGCAACTTGTCCCTGGTTGACATCtgcttcaccaccaccaccattcccAAGATGCTGGTAAATCATATTTCTGGAAACAAAGCAATTTCTTATGCTGGGTGCCTGACACAAGTATTCTTCTTCATTTGGTTTGCAGGGATAGACAGTGTCCTTCTCACTGTCATGGCCTATGACCGCTATGTAGCTATCTGTGCCCCACTACATTACTCCATGATCATGACCCCAAAGGTCTGTACACTTTTGGTAATTGTGTCCTGGTTTTGGGCCTATATTAATGCTTTGATACATACTGTCCTGGTGACTCGACTCTCCTTCTGTGGCCAAAATgaaattcctcattttttctgTGACCTCAGTCCCCTGCTGAAGTTGGCCTGCTCTGACACTTTTATTGATGACTTAATGGTCAACACAGTTGGGGCTCTAACAATTATCATCCCTTTTATTGGTATCCTTATCTCCTACACTAGAATTTTTGTGACTGTTCTGAGAATCCCATCTACTGTGGGGAAGTGGAAAGCCTTATCCACTTGTGGCTCCCATCTCACTGTGGTCTGTCTCTTCTATGGGACAGTCATTGGTGTGTACTTTAGCCCCATATCCAACCATACAGCCCAACAGGACACAGTAGCAGCTGTAATGTACACAGTGGTCACCCCCATGCTAAACCCTTTCATCTATAGTCTAAGGAACAAGGACATGAAAGGGGCCCTGAAGATGCTCCTCACCAGGAAACCAGTCCTCTCTCTATAA